The following coding sequences lie in one Liolophura sinensis isolate JHLJ2023 chromosome 4, CUHK_Ljap_v2, whole genome shotgun sequence genomic window:
- the LOC135464572 gene encoding dual specificity calcium/calmodulin-dependent 3',5'-cyclic nucleotide phosphodiesterase 1A-like, whose product MSAVNPLAELKNNTNRPKIYMSSKTHKVVIVFPNGEIVEVANPPERSKDDSSVGSKNGQLSRTGSLTVLRRSTGPNSRKTSVSSPTSSVVSADSDSYASVNLGTEKLPPIDTPEASHVCSIRLRHLLRRIQKDDIPKEDLVRNLEYAASVLETVYIDETRHSQNASNVDSAYTEANSDSSPMQSAEHSPARHYPNAGSRERKRTHVPKRRLCDEDDELSEVEPDAVPSEVRDWLALTFTRSMSNIKRRGEEKPRFRSVAHAIRAGIMVDRIYRRMSSSVGLHVPPNVLLLLKNLDDWSFNVFSVSDAGDGHAIKFVGYELLQKYDLITKFKINTTTLDSFLMHLEQGYSKYQNPYHNLLHGADVAQTVHCVLTQSKMGQWLTDLEVFATLIAALIHDFEHTGTTNNFHIMTGSELALLYNDKAVLENHHISSCFKMFKEEEYNILANLSREEYREFRSLVIDMVLATDMSYHFQQIKNMKNLLSMPENIDKSKALSLVVHCADISHPAKDLALHINWTERLLEEFFRQGDREQAQGLPFSPLCDRKNTLVAESQIGFIEFIVDPSFTVMGDMLEKIMAPLHQQQLQQQQSPRKKDSSISEEVFDSQDKCMSTASSLNSRPPTPRTPTSPGKRYTLKRPWGEHLSANKQYWKERAAKDAQERALQEGHQEQSASAADQSDSGVESPNPAKEEAKGDNTEKVSTEQEKTVDSENQNFDTKDSESATGNAVDIKPLVKGISRQTSTTGLLDKVIHPSPGVCRQTSTTGLLDKLTKAKPVSRTRTSSTQSTDGDEGYFSQITRTSVTSDWTPTVRDDYDNVFEPALTATFSNLRRVSEVDTPSPTFSDALGRGNSTDDDRTSSRLSNTPRGSVEDSGRSSIKQTDV is encoded by the exons tgGCAAATCCTCCTGAAAGATCCAAAGATGATTCAAGTGTGGGATCAAAGAATGGACAACTATCCA GAACAGGCTCCCTCACGGTCCTGCGAAGAAGTACAGGGCCTAACTCGAGGAAAACCAGTGTGAGCAGCCCCACGTCCAGCGTGGTCAGTGCTGACAGTGATTCTTATGCAAGTGTTAACCTAGGCACGGAGAAACTGCCTCCCATTGACACTCCAGAGGCTTCCCATGTTTGCTCAATCAG ATTGCGTCACCTTCTGCGGAGGATACAGAAAGATGACATCCCTAAAGAGGATCTCGTCAGAAATCTGGAGTATGCAGCCTCCGTGTTGGAAACAGTGTACATAGATGAAACCAG GCATTCACAAAATGCTAGCAACGTTGACAGTGCGTATACGGAAGCAAACTCTGACTCATCTCCTATGCAGTCTGCGGAGCACTCGCCCGCTCGCCATTACCCCAACGCTGGCTCGCGGGAGCGAAAGAGGACACATGTGCCTAAAAG ACGTTTATGTGATGAAGATGATGAACTCAGTGAAGTTGAGCCGGATGCAGTTCCCAGCGAGGTCAGGGATTGGTTAGCTCTGACCTTCACAAGGTCAATGAGCAACATCAAACGTCGTGGTGAGGAGAAGCCCAGGTTCCGTAGTGTGGCTCATGCAATTCGAGCTGGCATCATGGTCGACAG GATATACCGGCGGATGTCCAGTTCAGTGGGACTTCATGTACCACCAAACGTTCTCCTGTTATTAAAG aACTTAGATGATTGGTCATTTAATGTGTTTTCGGTGTCGGATGCAGGAGATGGTCATGCAATCAAATTTGTTGGTTATGAGTTGTTGCAAAAGTATGACCTTATAACAAAGTTCAAG ATAAACACAACCACTTTGGACAGTTTTCTGATGCACTTGGAGCAAGGGTACAGCAAATACCAAAACCCCTAtcacaatttattacatggAGCAGATGTGGCTCAGACAGTGCATTGTGTTCTTACACAGAGCAAAATGGGG CAATGGTTAACAGATCTGGAGGTGTTTGCAACTTTGATAGCCGCATTAATCCATGACTTTGAGCACACGGGGACAACAAACAATTTCCATATAATGACTGG GTCAGAGTTGGCGTTGTTGTATAATGATAAAGCAGTGTTAGAGAACCACCATATCAGCTCATGTTTCAAGATGTTCAAGGAGGAAGAGTACAACATCCTGGCCAACCTGAGCCGCGAAGAGTACAG GGAGTTCCGGTCCTTAGTGATTGACATGGTTCTGGCCACAGACATGTCTTACCATTTCCAGCAaatcaaaaacatgaaaaacctCCTCAGTATGCCAGAGAA CATTGACAAGTCAAAGGCTTTATCATTGGTTGTTCACTGCGCAGACATCAGTCACCCGGCCAAAGACCTTGCTCTCCATATCAACTGGACGGAGAGGCTGCTGGAGGAGTTCTTCAGACAG GGAGATCGTGAGCAGGCTCAGGGTTTGCCCTTTTCACCGCTCTGCGACCGCAAAAACACATTAGTGGCAGAATCACAAATCG GTTTTAtagagttcatcgttgatccaagTTTCACTGTGATGGGAGACATGTTAGAAAAAATCATGGCTCCTTTACATCAGCagcaactacaacaacaacaatcaccGAGGAAGAAAGACTCCTCCATCTCTGAAGAGGTGTTTGACTCACAAGACAAGTGTATGAGTACAGCGTCAAGCCTCAACAGCCGTCCCCCCACACCCAGAACCCCCACCTCCCCAG GTAAGCGCTACACGCTGAAGAGGCCGTGGGGGGAGCACCTGTCAGCAAACAAACAATACTGGAAGGAACGGGCAGCTAAAG ATGCGCAAGAGAGGGCGTTACAAGAGGGTCATCAGGAGCAGTCTGCCTCAGCAGCTGACCAGTCTGACTCAGGCGTGGAATCCCCCAACCCAGCCAAGGAGGAGGCTAAGGGAGATAACACTGAAAAAGTCTCAACGGAACAGGAGAAAACTGTAGATAGTGAAAACCAGAACTTTGACACCAAAGACTCTGAATCAGCAACCGGCAATGCTGTAGACATTAAACCCTTGGTTAAAG GTATAAGTCGGCAGACGTCCACCACAGGTTTGTTGGATAAGGTGATACATCCCAGCCCGGGAGTGTGCCGGCAGACGTCAACCACCGGGCTGCTGGACAAACTGACTAAGGCTAAGCCCGTCTCCCGAACGCGCACTTCCTCTACCCAGTCCACGGACGGCGACGAGGGCTATTTCTCCCAAATCACCAGGACGTCAGTGACCTCGGACTGGACGCCAACCGTTAGGGACGACTACGACAACGTCTTCGAACCGGCGCTCACAGCAACCTTCAGCAATCTCCGGCGTGTGTCGGAAGTGGACACGCCCTCGCCCACATTTAGCGATGCCCTTGGCCGGGGAAATAGTACCGATGACGACCGCACATCCTCCCGCTTGAGCAACACTCCGCGCGGCTCTGTGGAAGACAGTGGACGGTCTTCCATCAAGCAGACGGACGTGTAA